From the genome of Burkholderia cepacia ATCC 25416:
CGCGCGTGGCCCGACGTGGTCGACGTCGTGCCCGGCATGAACAACCTGACGATCGTGTTCGACGCGCTCGCCACGACGGCCGGGGCGCTCACGCCGGCGCTGCGCGACGCGTGGGAGACGGCCGACGTCGAGCATGCGGACGGTCGCGAGGTCGAAATCCCGGTCGAGTACGGCGGCGCCGCCGGCCCCGACCTGGCGGCCGTCGCCGCCCATACCGGCCTGTCGGCCGACGAGGTCGTCGCGCGCCACGCAGCCGGCGCCTACGTCGTGTTCTTCGTCGGCTTCCAGCCGGGCTTCGCGTATCTCGGCGGGCTCGATGCCGCGCTGCACACGCCGCGCCGCGCGGCGCCGCGCCTCGAAGTGCCGGCCGGCTCGGTCGGCATCGGCGGCGCACAGACAGGCATCTACCCGGCCACGTCTCCCGGCGGCTGGCAACTGATCGGCCGCACGTCGCACGTGCTGTTCGATCCGGCGCGGCCGCAGCCGACGCTGCTGCTGCCCGGCGACCGCGTGCGCTTCACCATTGCGGGAGTCGACGCGCGATGACCCAGAGCAACGCACCGGGCACCATCGAGGTGGTGCGGGCCGGCCCGCTGTCCACCGTGCAGGATCTCGGCCGCCGCGGCACGCGCCATCTCGGCGTCGCGCAGGGCGGCGCGCTCGACAGCCTCGCGCTCGAGGTCGGCAACCGGCTGGTCGGCAACCGTCCCGACGCGGCGGCCGTCGAAATCACGATCGGCCCGGCCGCCTTCCGCTTCACGCGCGCGACCCGCATCGCGATCACCGGCACCGAGTTCGGCGCCACGCTCGACGGCCGGCGCGTATATTCGTGGTGGAGCCTGCCGGTCGAGGCCGGGCAGACGCTCGTGCTGCCGGCCGCGAAACGCGGGATGCGCGGCTACCTGTGCATCGCCGGCGGCATCGACGTGCTGCCGATGCTCGGCTCGCGCAGCACCGATCTCGCGTCGCGCTTCGGCGGCCTCGGCGGCCGCGCGCTGCGCGACGGCGATCGCCTCCCGGTCGGCGTGCTTCCGGCCGGGATGGGCTGCCTCGCGGCCGATGCGCCCGAATTCGGGGTAAAGGCGCCGGCGTGGTGCGCGTTCGCGCGCGTCGACGAGCCGCCGCGCCGCCACCGCCCCGCGCACGCGCCGTGGGCGATGCCCGTGCGCGTGCTGCCGGGCCCCGACTACGCGTCGTTCGCCGCCGATGCACAGCAGGCGTTCTGGGACGAGGAATGGCTCGTCACGGCGAACAGCAACCGCATGGGCTATCGGCTTGCGGGCGTCGAACTCGTGCGCGAGCGGCCGGCCGAGCTGCTGTCGCATGCGGTGCTGCCCGGCACGATCCAGGTGCCGCCGAACGGCCAGCCGATCGTGCTGATGCACGACGCGCAGACCACCGGCGGCTACCCGAAGATCGGCACGGTGATCCGTGCGGACCTGTGGAAACTCGCGCAGGCGCGGCTCAACCTGCCGGTCCGCTTCGTGCGCACGACACCCGACGCCGCGCGCGCCGCCCTGGCCGCAGAACGTGCCTATCTGCGGCAGATCGACGTGGCGATCGACATGCGCGAGGAAGCGCGCCGCCGCGCCCAGTCGCGCGCGGCATGACAATGGCGGTAGCAGTACCGAAGGCAGTAGCAGCAAGGACGGGCCACGCAATCAGTGGACGAGGAACACCATGGAAATCGATCTGAATGCCGATCTCGGCGAAGGCTGCGGTTCGGACGAGGCGCTGCTCGACCTCGTCACGTCCGCGAACATCGCATGCGGGTGGCATGCGGGCGGCGCGAACGCGATGCGCGACTGCGTGCGCTGGGCCGTGCAGAAAGGCGTGGCGATCGGCGCGCATCCGAGCTTTCACGATCCGGAGAATTTCGGCCGCAAGGAAATGCAGCTGCCGGCCGGCGACATCTACGCGGGCGTGCTGTACCAGCTCGGCGCGCTGTCGGCGATCGCGCAGGCCGAGGGCGGGCGCATCGCGCACGTGAAACCGCACGGCGCGCTGTACAACCAGGCCGCACGCGACCCGATGATCGCCGATGCGGTGGTGTCCGCGATCCGCGATTTCGATCCGTCGCTCGCGGTCTTCGGGCTCGCGAACAGCGTGTTCGTCGCCGCCGCGCGGCACGCGGGGCTCGCCGCGGTGGAGGAAGTGTTCGCCGATCGCGGCTACCGCGCGGACGGCTCGCTCGTGCCGCGCAACCAGCCCGGCGCGCTGATCGACGACGAAGACACGATGATCGCGCGCACGCTCGACATGGTGCGCAGCCGTCAGGTGCGTGCGATCGGCGGCGAGTGGGTGATGCTCAATGCGCAGACCGTCTGCCTGCACGGCGACGGGCCGCATGCGCTGGTATTCGCGAAACGGATTCGCGCCGCGCTCGAGGCGGTGGGCGTCGACGTCGTCGCGCCCGGCATGCTGCAGGCCGACGAACGCACGTGACCCGGCCGGCTGCCTGATCCGTCGCACAAAAGAAAAAAGCGCCCTCGTGGCGCTTTTCCGTTGGCGCAATCGCTGCGGCTTCGCCGTCTGTCGATTCGCCCCCCGAAACCGTCTTTCGACGGTGACCGGAAAAATCTTCCGGATTAAAAAACGTCCGCCGCGGCCCGATCACTGCATTCCCCGGTCAGACGACGGAACGTTGCTTTATCTGCAAGTCGGCCTGCATGCATGTTTTGTACGACGATGATTGGCCCCGCCGTGCATGCAGACACTCCGCGGCCGGCACGTGCTTCACG
Proteins encoded in this window:
- the pxpB gene encoding 5-oxoprolinase subunit PxpB; the encoded protein is MTQPRIYPLGDAALVCEVPPPATLDCQRRVWAVAEVARAWPDVVDVVPGMNNLTIVFDALATTAGALTPALRDAWETADVEHADGREVEIPVEYGGAAGPDLAAVAAHTGLSADEVVARHAAGAYVVFFVGFQPGFAYLGGLDAALHTPRRAAPRLEVPAGSVGIGGAQTGIYPATSPGGWQLIGRTSHVLFDPARPQPTLLLPGDRVRFTIAGVDAR
- a CDS encoding biotin-dependent carboxyltransferase family protein; the encoded protein is MTQSNAPGTIEVVRAGPLSTVQDLGRRGTRHLGVAQGGALDSLALEVGNRLVGNRPDAAAVEITIGPAAFRFTRATRIAITGTEFGATLDGRRVYSWWSLPVEAGQTLVLPAAKRGMRGYLCIAGGIDVLPMLGSRSTDLASRFGGLGGRALRDGDRLPVGVLPAGMGCLAADAPEFGVKAPAWCAFARVDEPPRRHRPAHAPWAMPVRVLPGPDYASFAADAQQAFWDEEWLVTANSNRMGYRLAGVELVRERPAELLSHAVLPGTIQVPPNGQPIVLMHDAQTTGGYPKIGTVIRADLWKLAQARLNLPVRFVRTTPDAARAALAAERAYLRQIDVAIDMREEARRRAQSRAA
- the pxpA gene encoding 5-oxoprolinase subunit PxpA encodes the protein MEIDLNADLGEGCGSDEALLDLVTSANIACGWHAGGANAMRDCVRWAVQKGVAIGAHPSFHDPENFGRKEMQLPAGDIYAGVLYQLGALSAIAQAEGGRIAHVKPHGALYNQAARDPMIADAVVSAIRDFDPSLAVFGLANSVFVAAARHAGLAAVEEVFADRGYRADGSLVPRNQPGALIDDEDTMIARTLDMVRSRQVRAIGGEWVMLNAQTVCLHGDGPHALVFAKRIRAALEAVGVDVVAPGMLQADERT